A stretch of Rhododendron vialii isolate Sample 1 chromosome 4a, ASM3025357v1 DNA encodes these proteins:
- the LOC131324132 gene encoding pentatricopeptide repeat-containing protein At1g52620-like: MSRTLLSRIKPRPKNPTSSSPYARFKPQTKRLVNEICQILATRNNTQWQDTLETLLSELETAPSDITHFVLDRIRDPELGLKFFDWVSNRPYGCSLDGFAYSSLLKLLARSRVFPEIERLMGVMRVEDKVPSREALDDVIRAYSDSGLAGKAVEFYRVFVSMYGYVPSVIGFNSLLDVIVKRGRIDVARQVYDEMIGREDGCVDNYSTCIMVRGLCKEGKVEEGKKLIDDRWGKGCVPNIVFYNTLIDGYCKKEDVEGAYALFKELKSKGFLPAVETYGAMINGFCKGGSFEAVERLLVEMNARGLNVNVHVYNNVIDARFRHGCAVKAEETVRKMIDSGCEPDIVTFNTLINGSCRNGKVQEAEQLLEQATRKGLMPTKLTYTPIVQVYCRQGEFVRASELLIKMTERGENPDVITYGALVHGLVTAGEIDVALAIRDKMVERGVLPDACIYNILMNGLCKKGRLPVAKQLLAEMLDQNLPPDAFVYCTLVDGFIRNGDLNEAKRLFELAIENGVNPGVVGFNAMIKGYSKFGMMNDAVSCINRMMRRCISLDEYTYSIMVDGYVKQHDLNGALRMFTQMVKRKCKPNVVTYTSLINGFCLKGDFHGAENIYSEMKSCGLAPNVVTYSVLIGSFCKDGKLVKAVSFFEHMLRSKCIPNDVTFHYLVTGISHNVRFINEKKGNEVCECEMSVFFAIFGMMISDGWDPRIAAYSSILVCLCLYGMLKTALQLGEKMVTKALNSYSVTFAALLHGICMEGRSREWKSIISCNLNQLELQVALKYSLLIDQYLPKEVTSEGSHILQTLVEDYKSHDKEISNLKVSVR, encoded by the coding sequence ATGTCGAGAACCCTTCTCAGCCGCATCAAACCCCGCCCCAAAAACCccacttcttcttccccttacGCCCGTTTCAAACCCCAAACAAAAAGACTCGTCAACGAAATCTGCCAAATACTCGCAACCCGAAACAACACCCAATGGCAAGACACCCTCGAAACCCTCCTCTCTGAACTAGAAACCGCCCCGTCTGACATCACCCACTTCGTTCTGGACCGGATTCGAGACCCTGAGCTGGGTTTGAAGTTCTTTGACTGGGTCAGCAACAGACCGTACGGTTGTTCCCTTGATGGGTTTGCTTATTCCTCTCTCTTGAAGCTCTTGGCCAGGTCCAGAGTGTTTCCAGAGATTGAGAGGCTAATGGGGGTTATGAGGGTTGAGGACAAGGTACCAAGCAGAGAAGCTTTGGATGATGTGATTCGAGCGTATTCGGATTCCGGGTTGGCGGGTAAAGCCGTTGAGTTTTATAGAGTTTTTGTTAGTATGTATGGTTATGTTCCTAGTGTGATTGGTTTTAATTCTTTGCTTGATGTGATTGTGAAACGTGGGCGGATTGATGTTGCGCGGCAGGTGTATGATGAAATGATAGGAAGGGAGGATGGGTGTGTAGATAATTATAGTACTTGTATAATGGTGAGAGGTTTGTGCAAGGAAGGGAAGGTCGAGGAAGGTAAGAAATTGATTGATGATAGGTGGGGAAAGGGATGTGTACCCAACATTGTGTTTTATAATACTCTAATTGATGGGTATTGCAAGAAAGAGGATGTTGAAGGGGCTTATGCCCTTTTCAAGGAGTTGAAATCGAAGGGCTTTTTGCCTGCGGTGGAGACGTATGGCGCAATGATCAATGGGTTTTGCAAGGGAGGGAGTTTCGAGGCAGTTGAACGGCTTTTGGTGGAAATGAACGCAAGGGGATTAAATGTTAATGTTCATGTCTATAATAATGTTATTGATGCACGGTTTAGGCATGGTTGTGCGGTGAAGGCAGAGGAAACTGTAAGAAAGATGATTGATAGTGGTTGTGAGCCTGACATTGTGACGTTTAATACTTTGATTAATGGTTCGTGTAGGAATGGGAAGGTTcaagaagctgaacaacttctAGAGCAGGCAACAAGGAAGGGATTGATGCCGACTAAATTAACTTATACTCCTATCGTACAGGTTTATTGCAGACAAGGAGAATTTGTCAGGGCTTCAGAACTGTTAATCAAGATGACAGAAAGAGGAGAAAACCCTGATGTCATCACTTATGGAGCTCTTGTTCATGGACTTGTTACTGCAGGTGAAATTGATGTTGCTTTGGCAATCCGAGATAAAATGGTGGAAAGAGGAGTGTTACCAGATGCTTGTATTTACAATATTTTGATGAATGGACTCTGTAAGAAAGGGAGGCTTCCTGTCGCTAAACAGCTACTTGCTGAGATGCTTGACCAAAATCTGCCACCTGATGCATTTGTTTATTGCACACTCGTAGATGGGTTCATCAGAAATGGTGACCTTAACGAGGCTAAAAGGCTCTTCGAGCTCGCAATTGAAAACGGTGTCAATCCTGGTGTTGTGGGATTCAACGCTATGATTAAGGGCTATAGCAAATTCGGAATGATGAATGATGCAGTGTCATGCATCAATAGAATGATGCGAAGGTGTATTTCTCTTGATGAATATACTTATTCTATTATGGTCGATGGCTATGTGAAGCAGCATGACTTGAATGGTGCACTAAGGATGTTTACCCAAATGGTTAAGCGAAAATGTAAGCCAAATGTTGTTACATATACCTCTCTCATTAACGGGTTCTGTCTCAAAGGAGATTTCCATGGAGCTGAAAATATTTACAGTGAGATGAAATCTTGTGGTTTGGCGCCAAATGTTGTCACGTACAGTGTACTAATAGGAAGCTTTTGTAAGGATGGTAAACTTGTAAAAGCGGTATCATTCTTCGAACATATGCTGAGGAGCAAGTGTATTCCCAATGATGTTACATTCCATTATCTGGTAACTGGGATCTCTCATAATGTTCGTTTTATCAATGAGAAGAAGGGAAATGAGGTTTGTGAATGTGAGATGTCTGtattttttgccatttttggAATGATGATATCGGATGGATGGGATCCAAGGATTGCTGCATATAGTTCTATCCTTGTTTGCCTTTGCCTCTATGGAATGCTCAAAACTGCTTTGCAGTTGGGTGAAAAGATGGTTACTAAAGCCTTGAATTCATATTCTGTTACTTTTGCTGCTCTGTTGCATGGGATTTGCATGGAAGGACGATCCAGGGAATGGAAGAGCATAATATCCTGCAATTTAAATCAGCTGGAGCTCCAGGTTGCTCTAAAATACTCACTGCTAATAGATCAGTACCTACCTAAGGAAGTGACGTCAGAGGGTTCGCACATTCTGCAGACCTTGGTTGAAGATTACAAGTCTCATGACAAAGAAATAAGCAATCTTAAGGTTTCAGTAAGATAG